The following proteins come from a genomic window of Elusimicrobiota bacterium:
- the hemG gene encoding protoporphyrinogen oxidase has protein sequence MKRAVLLVGFGGPERAEDIRPFLANVLRGRPVPPHRVEEVARQYERIGGRSPYNALVGDLTAALKTRLLDKGDSRPLRVGMRNWEPDLRKAFRELNADGVTDVTAVALAAYRSIPSFHYYLKSTAEAHHAEGGPRLRWVRPWWNEERFVAAMTDRVREAAAGFSGPAKWVFTAHSIPVGWDRASGYAGQIRSVAERVADRLGQRDWTLVFQSRSGRPEDPWLEPDVAEFLRRPPAAGTKNVLIIPVGFLMDHVEVLFDLDVKAREAAEAAGWTFHRAKTVGTHPLFVDLLADLILNRDPAAPAAPGPRAGSTRRILVIGGGIAGLAAAHHARELAARRGESVDVRVLDAGQRPGGVIDTGRREGVLWEGGPDSFITEKPAALALARRLGMEGAVIGTNRRFQQSFVARGGRLHPTPEGFYLLAPTKLGPLFRTRLLSWPGKARAALEFFLPPRRGGGDETLASFVRRRFGREVLDQLAQPMVAGIYSADPEELSLRATFPRFLDMEARGGVIRSLLAARRRAAAVPAGTSGPRYGLFATFRDGVGSLVDRLAGVLGPDVYQGGRRVTRLDKTPTGWTATDQIGETHPADGVILACAAPLAGTLLRPWDARLGALLSEIPYGAVATVNVAVRRDRLRHPLNGFGFVVPANEKRVVTGCTFSSVKFEGRAPEDTALLRAFVGGPALAETDDRLLAAVRRDLGDFLGMEEAMWMELRRYPGAMPHYTLGHEERVAEIFRRVEGLPGVAVCGNGYRGIGLPDCIAGGEEAARRLYRSAGAVPEEVFA, from the coding sequence ATGAAGCGAGCGGTTTTGTTGGTCGGGTTCGGCGGTCCGGAACGGGCGGAGGACATCCGACCCTTTTTGGCAAATGTCTTGCGCGGGCGGCCCGTCCCTCCCCACCGGGTCGAGGAAGTCGCCCGGCAATACGAACGCATCGGCGGACGATCGCCGTACAACGCCCTGGTGGGCGATTTGACCGCGGCCTTAAAAACCCGCTTGCTGGACAAAGGGGATTCCCGCCCGTTGCGGGTGGGCATGCGCAACTGGGAGCCCGACCTTCGAAAGGCCTTTCGCGAACTGAATGCCGACGGCGTGACGGACGTCACGGCCGTGGCCCTGGCGGCCTACCGGTCCATTCCCAGCTTCCACTACTACCTCAAATCCACGGCGGAGGCCCACCACGCGGAGGGTGGACCGCGCCTCCGTTGGGTGCGCCCCTGGTGGAATGAGGAGCGCTTTGTCGCGGCGATGACCGACCGCGTTCGGGAGGCGGCCGCGGGCTTCTCCGGGCCGGCGAAATGGGTGTTCACGGCCCACAGCATTCCGGTGGGGTGGGACCGCGCTTCCGGCTACGCGGGCCAAATCCGCTCCGTCGCGGAGCGGGTCGCGGATCGGCTGGGGCAACGCGACTGGACTTTGGTGTTCCAAAGCCGGAGCGGCCGACCCGAGGACCCCTGGCTGGAACCCGATGTGGCGGAGTTCTTACGCCGCCCGCCCGCCGCCGGGACGAAGAACGTCCTAATCATTCCCGTTGGGTTCCTGATGGACCACGTCGAGGTCCTGTTTGATTTGGACGTCAAAGCGCGGGAGGCCGCCGAGGCGGCCGGCTGGACGTTTCACCGCGCCAAAACCGTCGGCACGCACCCCCTCTTTGTCGATCTCCTGGCTGACTTGATTTTGAACCGGGATCCCGCGGCCCCGGCGGCCCCGGGGCCGCGCGCCGGGAGCACCCGACGGATTTTGGTGATCGGCGGGGGCATCGCCGGGCTCGCCGCCGCCCACCACGCGCGGGAATTGGCGGCCCGACGGGGAGAATCCGTCGATGTCCGCGTCCTGGACGCCGGCCAACGCCCCGGGGGGGTGATCGACACCGGCCGTCGGGAGGGCGTTTTATGGGAAGGCGGGCCGGACAGTTTTATCACCGAAAAACCGGCCGCCTTGGCGCTGGCCCGCCGTTTGGGAATGGAGGGCGCGGTCATCGGCACGAACCGGCGCTTCCAACAAAGCTTTGTGGCCCGGGGGGGACGGCTGCACCCGACGCCGGAGGGGTTCTATCTCTTGGCCCCCACCAAATTGGGGCCGCTGTTTCGTACACGGCTTTTGTCATGGCCCGGGAAAGCCCGCGCCGCTCTGGAGTTCTTTTTGCCGCCGCGACGGGGCGGGGGGGATGAGACCCTCGCTTCGTTCGTTCGACGTCGATTCGGCCGGGAAGTGTTGGATCAATTGGCCCAGCCCATGGTGGCGGGCATTTATTCCGCCGACCCCGAGGAATTGAGCTTGCGGGCCACGTTTCCCCGGTTTTTGGATATGGAGGCGCGCGGCGGGGTGATTCGTTCCTTGCTGGCCGCCCGTCGGCGGGCCGCGGCCGTTCCCGCCGGAACGAGCGGGCCCCGTTACGGGCTTTTTGCGACCTTTCGGGACGGTGTGGGCTCTTTGGTAGACCGGCTCGCGGGGGTTTTGGGCCCCGACGTTTATCAAGGGGGACGCCGCGTCACCCGGTTGGACAAAACCCCCACCGGTTGGACGGCGACCGATCAAATCGGGGAGACCCACCCGGCCGATGGCGTGATCCTGGCCTGCGCGGCGCCCTTGGCCGGTACTCTGTTGCGGCCCTGGGACGCCCGCTTGGGGGCGCTTTTGTCCGAGATCCCCTACGGCGCGGTGGCGACGGTGAACGTGGCCGTTCGCCGTGATCGACTGCGCCATCCCTTGAACGGGTTCGGCTTCGTTGTCCCGGCCAACGAAAAGCGCGTCGTGACGGGGTGCACCTTCAGTTCCGTCAAATTCGAAGGGCGCGCCCCCGAGGACACGGCCCTTTTGCGCGCGTTTGTGGGGGGGCCCGCCTTGGCGGAAACCGACGACCGGTTGCTGGCCGCCGTTCGGCGCGATCTGGGCGATTTCCTGGGCATGGAAGAGGCGATGTGGATGGAGTTGCGCCGTTACCCCGGCGCCATGCCCCATTACACGCTCGGGCACGAGGAGCGCGTGGCGGAAATATTCCGACGGGTGGAGGGACTTCCGGGGGTCGCCGTTTGCGGCAACGGCTACCGCGGCATCGGTTTGCCCGATTGCATCGCCGGAGGGGAAGAAGCCGCTCGGCGTCTTTATCGTTCCGCGGGCGCTGTCCCGGAGGAGGTCTTCGCGTGA
- the malQ gene encoding 4-alpha-glucanotransferase, with product MSQHDYSAFLNGPAKAHWEKVGVRRRAGVCVPLFSLFSDDSIGIGDLHDLNALVDWCAQVGLTIAQLLPLNDVGYDFAPYSAKSSFALDPMYLSLRKLDGVDVTKFANELRDLARSFPTGGRVNYAIKSAKMALLWKMYQARVVPETPRFARYQEANAYWLRDDALYKVLKTRFQGATWEEWPLPYRQRTPEVLERLAEEERDTVRFHEWVQWQLFEQFDNAKRHARRKGVLFMGDMPFLVARDSADVWSHPGYFKLDLSSGAPPDLYFAGGQRWGMPPYNWPALAAAGYDYIVQKLRYAENFYDFFRVDHVIGVFRVFTIPLSSPPERQGLDGLFDPPDESLWEEHGRRLLTTMLGATRMLPCGEDLGVVPPCSYKVLAELSIPGLEVMRWARDWGKTNDFLSTDKYRPNAVAVASTHDMTPVAAWWKQEAATVDDYFFQLKCAARRLDYETVAAKLFEPAVNGRRRWRAEIDTEEVFLWNLGIPAERAGDFLDLFRSTRFEREAYWRFLGLSGRVYPKPTPRFVQRVLEKANESASIFSVQLFQDWLATAGVIPKDLGSDRINLPGSIGAHNWSFVSPLSLEELVKWPGNRGILELNRRTGRA from the coding sequence GTGAGCCAGCACGACTACAGCGCGTTTTTGAACGGGCCGGCCAAGGCCCATTGGGAAAAAGTCGGCGTTCGTCGCCGGGCCGGGGTGTGCGTTCCTCTGTTCTCTTTGTTTTCCGACGACAGCATCGGCATCGGCGACCTGCACGATCTCAACGCCCTCGTGGATTGGTGCGCCCAGGTCGGGTTGACGATCGCGCAACTGTTGCCGCTCAACGACGTCGGTTACGATTTCGCCCCCTACAGCGCCAAAAGTTCCTTCGCCTTGGATCCCATGTACTTGTCCCTTCGCAAACTGGACGGCGTCGACGTAACGAAATTCGCGAACGAACTCCGCGACCTGGCCCGTTCGTTCCCCACGGGCGGGCGGGTCAATTACGCCATCAAGAGCGCCAAGATGGCCCTCCTCTGGAAAATGTATCAAGCCCGCGTCGTGCCGGAAACGCCGCGATTCGCCCGCTATCAGGAGGCCAACGCCTATTGGTTGCGGGACGACGCCCTTTACAAAGTCTTGAAGACGCGGTTCCAAGGGGCCACCTGGGAAGAATGGCCCCTGCCCTACCGCCAGCGGACCCCGGAGGTTTTGGAACGACTCGCCGAGGAAGAAAGAGACACGGTGCGCTTCCACGAATGGGTTCAATGGCAATTGTTCGAGCAGTTCGACAACGCCAAACGACACGCCCGACGAAAGGGCGTGCTCTTCATGGGCGACATGCCTTTCCTGGTCGCGCGCGATTCCGCCGACGTGTGGTCGCACCCGGGTTATTTCAAATTGGACCTTTCCTCCGGCGCCCCGCCGGATCTTTATTTTGCGGGGGGACAACGCTGGGGCATGCCCCCTTACAATTGGCCCGCCCTGGCGGCCGCCGGTTACGATTACATCGTCCAGAAACTTCGTTACGCCGAGAACTTTTACGATTTCTTCCGCGTGGACCACGTCATCGGCGTGTTCCGCGTTTTCACGATCCCCTTGAGTTCGCCGCCCGAACGGCAGGGCCTCGATGGGCTTTTTGACCCGCCGGACGAATCCCTTTGGGAAGAGCACGGGCGGCGGTTGTTGACCACCATGTTGGGGGCCACGCGCATGCTGCCCTGCGGCGAGGACTTGGGCGTGGTCCCGCCCTGCTCCTACAAGGTGCTGGCCGAACTTTCCATCCCGGGCTTGGAAGTGATGCGCTGGGCCCGGGATTGGGGAAAAACGAACGATTTTTTATCGACGGATAAATACCGCCCCAACGCCGTGGCCGTGGCCTCGACCCACGACATGACGCCCGTCGCCGCCTGGTGGAAACAGGAGGCCGCGACCGTGGACGATTACTTTTTTCAACTGAAGTGCGCCGCCCGCCGATTGGACTACGAGACCGTCGCCGCCAAATTGTTCGAACCCGCCGTTAACGGCCGTCGCCGCTGGCGGGCGGAGATCGATACCGAAGAGGTTTTTTTGTGGAACCTCGGCATTCCGGCCGAGCGCGCCGGCGATTTCTTGGATCTTTTCCGGTCGACCCGCTTTGAACGGGAAGCTTATTGGCGTTTCCTCGGGCTTTCGGGCCGGGTGTACCCCAAACCCACACCGCGGTTCGTGCAACGCGTGCTGGAAAAAGCCAACGAGTCGGCATCCATATTCAGTGTTCAGTTGTTCCAGGATTGGCTGGCGACCGCCGGGGTGATACCCAAAGACCTCGGTTCGGACCGCATCAACCTGCCGGGCTCCATCGGCGCCCACAACTGGAGCTTTGTGTCGCCGCTGTCCCTGGAGGAACTCGTCAAATGGCCGGGCAACCGGGGCATTTTGGAACTGAACCGACGGACGGGGCGCGCGTGA
- a CDS encoding ABC transporter ATP-binding protein produces the protein MAGQPGHFGTEPTDGARVSEPVVRVAGLRKGYKNVVALDGVDFYVRRGEIYGLLGPNGAGKTTAIHILLGVLSPTSGEVSVLGLSPARDRVRLAPRVNFCSAYVQMPFNLSARQNLDIYARLYDVKNPAEKIRSLLEQFRLSNHAKSKTGSLSSGEQTRLNLCKALLNDPELLFLDEPTASLDPDIADLVRRQLIELRRDKGLTIVYTSHNMAEVEALCDRVLFIHRGRAMAEGTPLEIQQRFRQESLEKVFIHLARTGDVMDAGAAS, from the coding sequence ATGGCCGGGCAACCGGGGCATTTTGGAACTGAACCGACGGACGGGGCGCGCGTGAGCGAACCCGTCGTCCGCGTCGCGGGCCTGCGCAAGGGCTACAAAAATGTCGTCGCCCTGGACGGTGTCGATTTTTACGTGCGTCGGGGGGAGATCTACGGCCTGCTGGGCCCCAACGGCGCCGGAAAAACCACCGCCATACATATCTTGCTCGGCGTCTTGAGCCCCACTTCCGGCGAGGTGTCGGTGTTGGGGCTCTCTCCGGCGCGCGATCGGGTTCGGCTCGCCCCGCGGGTCAATTTCTGTTCGGCCTATGTCCAAATGCCCTTCAACCTCAGTGCCCGTCAAAATCTGGACATCTACGCCCGTCTCTACGACGTGAAGAACCCGGCGGAGAAAATACGGTCTTTGCTCGAACAATTCCGCCTCTCCAACCACGCCAAAAGCAAAACCGGTTCCCTGTCGTCCGGGGAACAAACGCGCTTGAACCTCTGCAAGGCGCTGCTGAACGACCCCGAACTGCTGTTTTTGGACGAACCCACGGCCAGCCTCGACCCGGACATCGCGGACCTCGTCCGGCGGCAGCTGATTGAACTCCGCCGCGACAAGGGGTTGACCATCGTCTACACATCGCACAACATGGCCGAGGTCGAGGCGCTCTGCGATCGCGTGCTCTTCATCCACCGCGGTCGCGCCATGGCGGAGGGCACCCCCCTTGAAATCCAACAGCGGTTCCGCCAGGAATCCCTCGAAAAAGTGTTCATCCATTTGGCGCGGACGGGCGACGTCATGGACGCGGGGGCGGCTTCATGA
- a CDS encoding ABC transporter permease — protein MKRIRTVVRRYVLIHIKSPARLLDLFFWPVMELFVWGFFSLYLVKLDLGMGGRMTITLINALVFWDILYRSQQSLSLAFMEELWTRNVVNLLISPLRHLEWVLGAYIYGIIKTGIIVGLLLALATLFYAFNVGALGFYLAPMSFNLLLFGYGVGLFTTGLLLRWGHAAEALIWAIPFLIQPFSAIFYPLSVYPGWLKPLVLLLPSTHVMESMRGLIETGVYDWRSFFIALGLNIVFTILFTWFCVRMLERGRTNGQLVRMAG, from the coding sequence ATGAAACGCATCCGGACCGTGGTGCGGCGTTACGTTTTGATCCATATAAAAAGCCCGGCCCGCCTCTTGGACCTGTTTTTTTGGCCGGTCATGGAGCTGTTCGTTTGGGGATTCTTTTCGTTGTACTTGGTCAAATTGGATCTGGGAATGGGTGGGCGCATGACCATCACCCTCATTAACGCATTGGTTTTTTGGGACATCCTCTACCGATCGCAACAATCCCTTAGCTTGGCGTTCATGGAAGAATTGTGGACCCGCAACGTGGTCAACCTCCTCATCTCGCCGCTGAGGCATTTGGAGTGGGTGTTGGGGGCTTACATTTATGGAATCATCAAAACCGGCATCATTGTCGGTCTCTTGCTCGCGCTGGCCACGCTCTTTTACGCGTTTAACGTCGGGGCCCTGGGTTTTTATCTGGCCCCCATGAGCTTCAACCTCTTGTTGTTCGGCTACGGCGTGGGGCTTTTCACGACGGGGCTGCTCCTGCGTTGGGGGCACGCCGCCGAAGCCCTGATTTGGGCCATCCCCTTTTTGATTCAACCCTTTTCGGCCATCTTCTATCCTCTGAGCGTTTACCCGGGTTGGTTGAAGCCCCTTGTGCTCCTGTTGCCGAGCACCCACGTCATGGAATCCATGAGGGGACTGATCGAAACCGGCGTGTACGATTGGCGTTCTTTTTTCATCGCCTTGGGGCTCAACATCGTTTTCACAATTTTGTTCACCTGGTTCTGTGTGCGCATGCTGGAGCGGGGGCGAACCAACGGCCAGTTGGTTCGTATGGCGGGTTAA
- a CDS encoding dienelactone hydrolase family protein encodes MKKHLALALVLFSTVSSWAALKTKDVEYHDGDTVLRGYLAYDGGSLRARPGIVLVHEWKGLGDYAKERARQLGMQGYVVFAIDMYGKGVYAKDHEEAARLSGVYFKDRDLMRRRALAGLETLKKTPLVDPARMAAIGYCFGGTTVLELARAGTDLRGVASFHGNLATPSPAAQGGVKAKVLVLHGAGDAWTAGDIPAFQKEMTEADVDWQLISYGGAVHSFTVPTAGNNPSTGMAYNAAADKRSHRALLDFLREIFRP; translated from the coding sequence ATGAAGAAACACCTGGCGTTGGCTTTGGTTCTTTTTTCAACAGTGTCATCGTGGGCGGCCTTGAAAACAAAGGACGTCGAATACCACGACGGCGACACGGTGTTGCGCGGGTATTTGGCCTACGACGGCGGGTCCCTTCGCGCGCGGCCCGGGATCGTTCTTGTGCACGAATGGAAGGGCCTGGGCGACTACGCCAAGGAGCGCGCGCGCCAGTTGGGCATGCAGGGGTACGTGGTTTTCGCCATCGATATGTACGGCAAAGGCGTATACGCCAAGGACCACGAGGAGGCGGCCCGGTTGTCGGGGGTTTATTTCAAAGACCGTGATCTGATGCGCCGCCGGGCCCTCGCCGGACTGGAAACGCTCAAAAAGACACCGTTGGTCGATCCCGCGCGCATGGCGGCCATCGGCTATTGCTTCGGGGGCACGACGGTGTTGGAATTGGCCCGAGCCGGCACGGACTTGCGGGGCGTGGCCAGTTTTCATGGAAACCTGGCCACGCCGTCGCCCGCGGCCCAGGGGGGCGTGAAAGCCAAGGTGTTGGTGTTGCACGGGGCCGGGGACGCCTGGACCGCCGGAGACATTCCCGCCTTTCAGAAAGAAATGACGGAAGCCGACGTTGACTGGCAATTGATTTCTTACGGCGGGGCCGTCCACAGCTTCACGGTGCCGACCGCGGGCAACAACCCTTCCACCGGAATGGCCTACAACGCCGCCGCGGACAAACGTTCCCACCGCGCCTTGCTGGATTTCCTGCGGGAAATCTTTCGTCCTTAA
- a CDS encoding thioredoxin family protein, which produces MRWALLFFALGSPLGAVPGAGHTRASLHIETPTVAPGQTVWAAVRLEMDPGWHTYWKDPGDSGMATRIRWQLPPGFTAGEIQWPRPEIIRIPPLTDYGYHGEAVLLVPITAPDRIKENSVVLSARVDWLECKEICVPGKAELSVTRPVTGSPTPPAPESARFFAAARSKLPSPDEDPYAFAHKPAAISGALALFFAFLGGLLLNLMPCVLPVLSIKVLGFLKDTGAAGRKNAWLYTAGVVASFWLLAGALLALRAAGQPLGWGFQLQSPVFVLLLILLFFILGLSLLGVFEVGTSMIGLATFSGKTGALSAFFSGALAVAVATPCTAPLMGPAIGYAITQPALQSLGIFTALAVGLALPYLLLAHFPSALRWVPRPGPWMITLKQFMAFLFFGTCLWLLWVLGLQGGVNVLSRALVGLWVLGLAAWLYGPLRSNARTEGGKRKWTGLALALAVLGVTTALPRSTRHEIQWETYSEDRLAQARAEGRPVFVDFTAAWCLTCQVNEKTTLSTRSVQSAFKESNVVPLKADWTNRDPVITAALERHGRSGVPLYVFYPVGKEPILLPALIKPNDVTKAIKGEMK; this is translated from the coding sequence ATGCGTTGGGCGCTTCTCTTTTTTGCCTTGGGTTCGCCCCTGGGGGCCGTCCCCGGGGCGGGGCACACGCGGGCTTCCCTTCATATTGAAACGCCGACCGTGGCCCCCGGACAAACGGTGTGGGCCGCCGTGCGGCTGGAGATGGACCCGGGTTGGCACACTTATTGGAAAGATCCCGGCGACTCCGGCATGGCCACGCGGATCCGCTGGCAACTGCCGCCGGGGTTCACCGCCGGGGAGATCCAATGGCCCCGGCCGGAGATCATACGGATCCCGCCGCTCACGGATTACGGCTACCACGGGGAGGCCGTCCTCCTCGTCCCGATCACGGCGCCGGATCGGATCAAGGAGAATTCCGTCGTCCTATCCGCCCGGGTCGATTGGCTGGAGTGCAAAGAAATCTGTGTTCCGGGAAAAGCCGAATTAAGCGTCACACGGCCCGTCACGGGGTCGCCGACGCCCCCGGCCCCGGAATCCGCCCGGTTTTTCGCCGCGGCGCGTTCAAAGCTTCCCTCGCCCGATGAAGACCCCTATGCCTTTGCCCACAAACCGGCCGCGATTTCCGGCGCATTGGCGCTCTTCTTCGCCTTTTTGGGAGGATTGCTGCTCAACCTGATGCCCTGCGTCCTTCCCGTTCTATCGATCAAAGTGCTCGGATTCCTTAAAGACACCGGTGCCGCTGGACGGAAAAACGCTTGGCTTTACACCGCCGGCGTGGTCGCGTCCTTTTGGTTGTTGGCGGGGGCTCTGCTCGCCCTGAGAGCGGCCGGCCAACCCTTGGGCTGGGGCTTCCAATTGCAGTCCCCGGTCTTCGTCCTACTGTTGATTCTTCTCTTTTTTATTTTGGGGTTAAGCCTGTTGGGCGTTTTTGAAGTGGGAACTTCCATGATCGGTTTGGCCACCTTCAGTGGAAAAACGGGGGCGCTGTCCGCCTTCTTCAGCGGAGCGCTGGCCGTGGCCGTGGCGACCCCTTGCACGGCCCCTCTCATGGGACCCGCCATCGGATACGCCATCACTCAACCGGCGCTTCAATCCCTGGGGATTTTCACCGCCTTGGCCGTCGGCCTGGCCCTGCCTTACCTGTTGTTGGCCCATTTCCCGTCGGCGCTTCGTTGGGTGCCGAGACCCGGTCCCTGGATGATCACCTTGAAACAATTTATGGCGTTTTTGTTTTTTGGAACCTGCCTGTGGTTGCTCTGGGTGTTGGGCCTCCAGGGGGGGGTGAACGTCCTCTCGCGCGCGCTCGTCGGTCTCTGGGTGTTGGGCTTGGCCGCCTGGCTTTATGGACCCCTGCGGTCCAACGCTCGGACCGAAGGGGGGAAAAGAAAATGGACGGGGTTGGCCCTTGCGTTGGCTGTCCTCGGTGTCACCACCGCCCTCCCTCGTTCCACGCGCCATGAAATTCAATGGGAAACCTACAGCGAGGATCGCCTTGCGCAAGCGCGCGCGGAGGGCCGGCCGGTTTTCGTGGACTTTACCGCCGCCTGGTGCCTCACCTGCCAAGTGAACGAAAAAACCACCTTGAGCACCCGGTCCGTTCAATCCGCATTTAAAGAAAGCAACGTCGTGCCTTTGAAAGCCGATTGGACCAACCGCGATCCGGTGATCACCGCGGCCCTGGAACGGCATGGCCGGAGCGGGGTTCCCCTTTACGTTTTCTATCCCGTGGGGAAAGAACCGATCTTGCTGCCCGCTCTAATAAAACCCAACGACGTTACCAAAGCCATTAAAGGAGAAATGAAATGA
- a CDS encoding thioredoxin family protein, producing MKRHPLIHLFFISLLAAPLCAEVKTSQPAPDFQLTDVDGKKRTLSEHKGQWVVLEWINHGCPFVRKHYEGGNMQALQKEFSARGVRWLSVCSSAKGKQGHMTPGEWRDTVKSKGSRATAVLLDPNGDVGRLYGAKTTPHMFIIDPKGVLVYQGAIDDTASADSADIPSSTNYVREALNQGLSGKTIENAETKPYGCSVKYK from the coding sequence ATGAAACGGCACCCATTGATCCATTTGTTTTTTATTTCGTTGCTGGCCGCGCCTCTTTGCGCGGAAGTGAAAACGAGCCAACCGGCCCCGGATTTTCAATTGACCGATGTGGACGGGAAGAAACGCACTCTCTCGGAACACAAAGGCCAATGGGTCGTTTTGGAATGGATTAACCACGGATGCCCCTTCGTTCGTAAACATTACGAGGGGGGGAACATGCAAGCCTTGCAGAAGGAATTTTCGGCGCGCGGGGTGCGTTGGCTGTCGGTGTGTTCTTCCGCGAAGGGGAAACAAGGACACATGACACCCGGGGAATGGCGCGACACTGTCAAAAGCAAAGGGAGCCGAGCGACGGCGGTCCTCTTGGACCCGAACGGTGACGTGGGGCGCCTCTACGGGGCCAAAACAACCCCCCATATGTTCATCATTGACCCAAAGGGCGTTTTGGTCTATCAAGGCGCCATCGATGATACTGCTTCGGCGGATTCCGCCGACATTCCTTCGTCGACCAACTATGTTCGTGAAGCCTTAAACCAAGGCCTTTCGGGCAAAACCATCGAAAACGCCGAAACCAAACCCTACGGCTGTTCCGTCAAATATAAGTAA
- a CDS encoding prepilin-type N-terminal cleavage/methylation domain-containing protein, whose translation MDIAPCPISRRAARANAERRQKGLTLLELLLAMLLLSVVVLAFSRFFRVVFQASIQSEVRLKGQTAVRTLLNVMEMDFFDMNEVVVASTTRIDFYMDSHRAPWYSPTADSDGDGFNNLSDPDDDADALDPRAPITRLRDLAVSISSVGWRQGFDLEDDDENQDGRRDVLCRYEYTPPSVSTASGVLWRTFCYDGVCEPSTVILDRGLRELSFDFTGTRNALELPANADSNVNGLIDRDDFDRLDGTVEASPAPLNQFMETRWITGVRVHLVTNPSDTISSPTTIDTEISPPLLGIKRKYP comes from the coding sequence ATGGATATCGCGCCTTGCCCGATTTCACGCCGCGCCGCCCGGGCCAACGCGGAGCGACGTCAAAAAGGGTTGACGCTTTTGGAACTCCTGCTCGCGATGCTTTTGTTATCGGTCGTGGTCTTGGCCTTCAGTCGGTTTTTCCGCGTGGTGTTTCAGGCCTCGATTCAAAGCGAGGTCCGCCTGAAGGGCCAAACCGCGGTCCGGACCTTGCTGAATGTCATGGAGATGGATTTTTTCGATATGAACGAGGTGGTCGTCGCCTCGACCACCCGAATCGATTTCTATATGGACAGCCACCGCGCTCCCTGGTATTCCCCCACCGCGGACTCGGACGGGGATGGTTTTAACAACCTATCGGATCCGGACGATGACGCCGACGCTCTCGACCCCAGAGCCCCCATCACCCGTTTGCGGGATCTGGCTGTGTCCATCTCCAGTGTCGGGTGGCGCCAGGGATTTGATTTGGAAGACGACGACGAAAACCAAGACGGCCGGCGGGACGTGCTCTGCCGCTACGAATACACGCCTCCCTCCGTCTCGACCGCCTCCGGGGTGTTGTGGCGCACTTTTTGTTACGACGGGGTTTGTGAGCCTTCAACGGTGATTTTGGACCGTGGCCTGCGTGAATTATCTTTTGATTTCACCGGGACGCGGAACGCTTTGGAATTGCCCGCCAACGCCGACAGCAACGTCAACGGTTTGATCGATCGGGACGATTTTGATCGGCTGGACGGCACGGTGGAAGCCTCGCCGGCGCCGCTGAATCAATTTATGGAAACGCGATGGATCACGGGTGTCCGTGTCCATTTGGTCACCAACCCCAGCGACACGATTTCGTCGCCCACAACCATAGACACCGAAATCTCCCCCCCGTTGTTGGGCATTAAGAGGAAATACCCATGA
- a CDS encoding tetratricopeptide repeat protein produces MKRCLFALLCATAPVLGAAEAAEDLRRADAAYAVGDFEAARAGYASLIDAGRGGADLRYNLGNALYRLGQIGPARLWYERALLLSPRHEDARHNRDLIRRQIGESAPPGDFVLTLVNVLWTGTAVFGLGFFGLLLAGLFRSGELVWWGRWVTGVLYAIALAASLAADRQAAQPVGVVVAQRVEARAGPSAQEQVGFLLPEGQKVALFETINGWTQVGLADKSLKGWVPVQTVSSIRQRPHRHKPGPIE; encoded by the coding sequence ATGAAGCGATGTCTGTTCGCCCTGTTGTGCGCGACGGCCCCGGTTCTTGGGGCCGCCGAAGCCGCCGAAGACCTGCGCCGGGCGGACGCCGCCTACGCCGTCGGCGATTTCGAGGCGGCCCGGGCGGGCTACGCGTCCCTCATTGACGCGGGACGGGGGGGCGCCGATCTGCGCTACAACCTGGGGAACGCCCTTTACCGTCTGGGGCAAATCGGACCGGCGCGCCTCTGGTACGAGCGGGCCCTCCTTTTGTCCCCCCGCCACGAGGACGCGCGGCACAACCGCGACCTCATCCGCCGACAAATCGGGGAAAGCGCCCCCCCGGGGGATTTCGTTTTGACTTTGGTCAATGTTTTGTGGACGGGAACAGCCGTTTTCGGTTTAGGCTTTTTCGGGCTTTTGTTGGCGGGACTCTTTCGGTCCGGCGAACTCGTCTGGTGGGGGCGTTGGGTCACGGGGGTTTTGTACGCCATTGCCCTTGCCGCCTCCCTGGCGGCGGATCGCCAGGCCGCCCAGCCCGTGGGTGTGGTCGTGGCCCAGCGTGTCGAGGCCCGCGCCGGCCCCAGCGCCCAGGAACAGGTGGGGTTTTTGCTTCCCGAAGGACAGAAGGTCGCCCTCTTTGAAACCATCAATGGTTGGACCCAGGTCGGCCTTGCCGACAAATCCCTCAAGGGGTGGGTGCCTGTCCAAACGGTCTCCTCCATCCGACAGAGACCGCACCGGCACAAACCGGGACCCATTGAATAG